The DNA window tttaaaaataaataaaatcacttcaaaatttttttgcacattttttttatcaatattttggactccaAACTCGAACCCTAAACCTATACCTCCACCCGGATGccgacttggacccagaccccgaCCATGGACCCAAATCCCGACCCCAACCCGGACCCCCGACCCCTGATGCAGacctcgaacccgaacctatacccctggacccagacctagaccacgGACCCGGATCTGGACGCCAGACCCCGGACCtgacccagactaggaccctAGACCCCATACAAGAACCAGATttagacccagactcggacatCGGACCTGACCCCAAACCCCGTCCTAGACCCCGAATCGGACCCTAGACTGGATGCGAACCTCAGACCCCAAACCTCAGCCTCAACCCCGGACCTCGACTTGGAGCCTGACCCCAACCCAAGCCTCGAACACGGACCTGGACGCCAGACCCCTAACCTGGTCCCGACTTTGGATCCCCGCCCTAGACCCAAATCCCTACCCAGACTCTGATTCCATCTTGGACCCCAGACCATGACCTCGCCCCGGAATTGGACTTGAACCCGACTTAAATGAAATcaacaaatgaaaataaaaataaaatttacagaacacagttttattttttgtctttaaaattaaaaaacaaaagtagttataaaatatatttataaacaaaaaatttacttttcctgattaaatttttttaaaataaatgttacaaatgCAACCTAAAATTTTAGTGAGACTACACATTATGaataatttacaaattaatcccaaacccaaaagtttcTGCTCCACAAATTTGCCGTGTTAGTTGTTTAGTGAATAGACAAGGTCATAACATTCAAGACATGAGGACCACTCTCATTTGTTGTAACAACTAATTAAAagctttaattagttttattacttttataccCGACAATCATCAATTGGAGGCCACTATCTCACCACAAGGACTGGATTACTGCAGACTCACTCTTTTAACATCGCTTCTCAACATTAGATTTCTTCATTATTGAGTTTCTTTCTAGCTTTCAAAACTCATCAAGTACATACAATTGAAGCAAAACTCATGAAATCATGTATATCTCAACACAAACACTGGAATTGATGGGATATGAATGAAAGAACAAAAATATGAAACCccatttctttcttttcttttgggAAAACTTTATGCTAAGAATATACACAAGACACCATCACTCTTTTCCAGCAATATTTTACGACATATATATAGCTTTGTTGGAAGGATACTATATATTACACGAATTTATAATAAGATCCTCCACTTCgttgaaatcacctcaatcatTCCGTGTCTTTGCCTCTGCATTTGCCTATAAACCCCCAGCATCCACCTCTTCCATGCCTGCATTTACATCATCATCATCGAGATAGCAGTTAGGACTAGAAAGTgagtaaataaataatacagtATATCACATGCTCGCAGCTTTATAAATTCGactatttttcctttttcacGAAGAACAACTAGAACATGAATTAGATTTAAAGTCTTCTGTTAATTTCGAACCAATTTCTAATAGTTTACCACAAACATTTATTGTCGTCTCAAAGTTGTGGTGCTTTACTAGATGACTTTGAAAGTTCACCTACTTTGCCACGACATTTCCCATTTCATATCAATTGTTCACTCTCTTTCTTAAATCAATTATCTAAGCAACTTCTCACCAATTTTATAACTCTTTGTTTTTTCTTCATCCTCTTTCGGTTATACAAATCTCTGTCCCTTTTACCTAACAACTTCACCAACTAAAATACAACGGAAAATTTATATGCCAGATATTTTATCTCCCGTTGGTTAAAAGAAGACTTTACTATTTTTCCTTTTCTGGGAGGAAGAATTGAGAATTACAACAAATTAATGACCAAaccaaatttatataaaaaaaccatttaaattaaatattatttatatatcaattaaTGATGGAAACGAAAGTGCAAAAAAAAGGTTAGATCTAATGAATAAAATttaccataaaaaaataaaatttatgctTATGTAGAATTTTAGAATAAATTACAAAGTAACATACCTGATGCTGCTGCTGTTCCTACTGCTGCAACTGCTACTTCTGCTGCCAGAACTGCTTTTCATGCTACCACTGTTAAGACTCGATTGGTCACCACTTTCACTCTCTCCAGACACAGAATTCCTCTTCTTCCACCACTCTTTGTCCACACCACTATTATTACAACTACTGTTACTAATTCCAGCCTTAGATCCATCAGAAACAAAAGGTTTTGGGGAAACTTTGGAACTGTTATTAACCGAAATTGACTGATCATTTCTGTTAGTGAccattgttttcttcttcttcttagttCCAAAAGAGACGGGAAAAACCATCTTTAAAAGAAGCCCTTCATTTTCCATTGTTCCACTTCTTCTGATCTCTTTTCCCTTATTCCCAAAATCACTGTTCCTTTTCTTCTGACTATCGTTCCTACTTATATTTGCATCCTTGTCTTCGTTTCGCCGAGCTTCGGCCACTATCGGCTGCTCTACAAGATCTCTTAAGGAAAGTTCGTAACATGACTCGGGCATGTTCTGAACCATCTCCATCATCTCCTTCTGACCTCTGACGATGGCTTGGGTACGAGACGCCGGCGATAGACTCCGGTAATGGGCTCGCTGGTGATTTGGGCTTCTGGGTGGGCTCCAAAGACGGGGTGAAATGACCCCAGAATCATGATCTCCATGGTTTCCGGTTGGATTCGGAGCAGAGCAAGCATAGTTCATCCTTTCCCACCTGTCATGTCCCTGATCAGTTCTTGACCCAATCCCTTCGTGGAAACGAAAAGGATGTTCTTGTTGTGGTTTTAGTCCAGGAGCAAGCATGTTGAGGTTGTTGTTTTCCGGGAAAGAGTTGAGGTAAAGAAAGTGGATGAGAAAATAATTGTTTGAAGCAGGTGGTTGTTATGGCAATATCTTCACCGACCCttgggtttttcttttttttttttagctattttaatatttatatatattattgtttcTAGCTtctatctaattttttttttttttttgaatgaagcTTCTATCTAATTTTTATTAGTAACTAGTATTTAATGAGgttttattatctcataaagtcAAGGATTCTAGATGGGATTGAGATAGAGGTAGGCCCACTCCACTCAATTTTCTTATACGTGTATGTGTCTTTAGAGGAGCTTAAGCTTTTGTAATTTATGTGGACCAAAAGAGACTGCCTAATGTTTCTTCTTTGTCATTTTATTGACTTTTGATCCCAAAGTATCAAATATCATATTTCGCATATCTAAAGACAAAGTTTATAATAATTCctgttttattataatttttgaaaccATTTTATCTAATGTCATTTCAAAACATCAAGCTTTAGCTCATAATACATCATTTGATGTTGAGCAATTATAGACAGTGATAAagatattaagattttttttttttttatgtagttgaggtattaattaattttaatttatgagTTAGTCTATTAGCCTTTAATGGCGTATTTGATTTGTTTACAGTATTTAGCAAGAAGCCCTAACTCTGTACCTTTAGTTTctgttgaagaagaaaaagatttAAAGTAATATTGACAAAACTTTTGCTATTTAGGTTTCGTATAGAAATAGAAGGCTAGTTATAGGCTAAGAGTGGGTATGGACATGCCCATGACTTACCTAGGGTTTCTGCTAAAAGCTCATTAATGGGATAAATTACATGCAAAAGAGAGCTGACTATTGGGTCCCTTTGGAAATAATTGTGCTCGTGTGTGCTGCAGCTGGACAATTGGGGACCATTTGTACGTTGTGAACACGTGTCATCTAAAGGTTTAACCTTTAAAAGTAGAGGGCACATGTCACTCAAAGGTTTCACCTTTAAAAGTAGAGGTCTGATATAACTGTCTGGCAAAAAGGTGGATGAGACGCGCACACTAGCATGCCTGGACACAACGAACAAGATCTGATCTTGTGTCAGAAATATTATAACCGTCACTGGGCGATCTAGGTTGCACCAAAGGTAGACGTCCAAGACATTCTTGGGTAGTCGATATCTGCAATAGGCCCTTTGAGTACCCATCTGGGTATCAGTTGGGCAGACTTCCATATTCGGAGCACTCCGGGTCTGGGAGAGATAATATGCTTCTGCGTCCGGGAAGCTAGGATAAGGTAGTGTGGACTTTCGCTTATCCATTAGTCTTTATTTGTTCTTGAATTTGTGAGGCTTCTTCGTGATAGGGTTGTAATTGAGGATTTTGATTAGCGAGATTATGAGGTTAATCCCTTTATATGACATGTACCACATGCTCAAAAACACAGATAATATTGACCCCCTAAGCTTCTAGGATTCTTTGAGATTCAGGAGCTTGCAATCTTCTTCCTTCTCTTTCGCGATAAGTTTTTGACACGTGGTGATTGTTAGGATCACGGATGTATCATATGAGCTACATCAAGTAAAGGAAATAAGTTGAAGGCACCATAAGAGTGGCACGCATGCAACACCTTCAATATGGATGTGTACCACATGCGCGTGCTAGGGGCGCATTTCTTGGGAGAAGTTGCAATGATGACAGGACGATTGCCATGACCTCTCCATTAATGCGTACAATACTCAAGGCGTGTAATGATGAAGAATAAATGCTAGGAGTGAGTTTTAAATGCCAACTTTTTAACTTCCCATCCATCGAATCATGTTGTGCTTTTTGGAAGAGGAGATATGGGCCATCCATTTCAAATTGCGAGGATCTTGGTCAAAGTATAAATGGATTTTCCAAACCCATTTCCTCTTTTTTCATCACTTTAGACTCTCAAAATAttcttttttgaattttaaaccaGATTTCCCATTTCACCATCATCTTCAATAGTGAATGCAAGAGGTAtataatgttgggttttgtgccctaaataaaacccattacaatctgattagttatcaatttagaattttgaagtgaattatgattacatgtatgttacatgtttatgatttaatatatatacttgatatatgcacaaaatcagttaaatccagaacatatagttattcacaattacagtattgtcaatacagtggaatgtgattgtgattatatgattcaaaagatttggtccctgttcttctgtgttttggatttacactgatgtgataatcagcgatgaagtatacttacacttggagtaagtgttatgttctttccagaatattggcaaagtatactagtttcgaatgtatggagtatacattggactggaccgatattgaacttggtcaaagatattgtaaacttaccgttgtatatttccaagtcaatgtcagaagttgatcttagattaagagaatctaaatcctgatatgattaggctcaatctcaggagtgccattcatgttctttgatttattagttaagcctacctttgggtcagggtaatacatatattttgggaacatgatagcataactgagtgggagtgctgaacataaatatggaaatctatagcttctactggtgtatagaagtaaagtgatgattccttttgagcttagttaaatagaagtaaatggatgagctcttgtttcagtgactgtatattagatcactaaaacatcatttacaggtaactaagtgttcaaagggaaaaaatacattgaggggtgtaaacggtaaattggtcccatctcgatgtaaatcatctatatagaggatctctaaatcacattaacattataacaatggttaaatgagatagcatgttgatatcgtgaaacatatgatatgctctatataagtctgagagtgcaattccaagttctaagagtggattcaacgaggaattaataagttagggatttacttggtaaatcggttcaacttattggaagctcagcatatagatccatggtccccattctagttgagactatactgtttttaagactctataattgatttatgattaatcaattataattctaaaagttagactatgtctaatttgtgaattctcacagtttaaggatgaaattgtaaataaaagggtttctaggtttaattattaattaagagactttgcatgtctaattaataattattttaaatggcaatattatttaataatctattttagttattaaataattatttttggcatttaaaagattggaattggaaaaatggcaattttggagaaacagaaataaaattgaggaaactgcaaaattccagtgaggcccatacacaccatggccggccaccttttgCATGtttctcaattattattttcaatttaaatttccatataattgctaatcaaagcctagcctaaataggaaagtggtggatcacactaaataaggcagttgatCAATTACACGGTAAacgaggaaactgcttatttggaaagttgtgctcttcccttttcctatatatagtagccctttgctctcttctcttgcatgcatTGTATCAcacgaattcaagagagaaaacaagagaaaatttcgaaaatcctacTGAGAGAGAAGTgctcacacacatcactcagtgcctcaatcatagtttggaagactgtgaaggatcacatctaACTGAAGAattttcgggctcagatcttgattatactctgctcagacaggaatcaagggttagagatctgagtggaaggagacacttaattccgctgccatcactgtaagttattcttaacttttatgtgtttagttcatcgttttagaagttcaattttaggttgttaaatcaacatacttgtgagtagatctaagttcctggtaaaatatatttccaacacctggtatcagagcaatggtaattgatttgcttgcaagaaatttggacttaaaacgatttgtttgtgatttggatggtttcatggtgtgtcatattgatgtttgattgatgtttgtgaattctgggaaaaataattgattatctgtatctggaattatttttattggatagtttggaaaattctaagcaatttacctttttacagaacttgatttcgatttaatttgaattagttatgaatttttgaaaatcggaaaaaatcggggtggtgatcaccctacccacgcgcgcggaagggctgctggcagcctcccaACGCCGAGGAAACTCGGCAGATCACCTcccttgcgcgcgcggatggtaccatccgtacagtgtgctatttttcttcgttttctttgatttttcatgctatttcatggaattgacttctgattttttgtgtagttttgtaatttgatttttgtctttcaattttcaaatctaattatcagaaataaattaattttattttaaaattaattttagatattagtgtaatttgaatttgaaaataggataaaatcaagtattgcttacctcttttcttatttcttttaaattttgattattttatcttatttttttgaataaaaggtcagatttttttttgtttaaaatatttttttttggtaaattgaccttatttagaataagattactataatcatggtattttaaaaagggaaataagattttttttgttaactttttaaattttgctattttacctaaattagattgtaaaatcagaaaagggtatgtatttaccattttctattttattgaatatttaatttattaaataacatgaaatttaaaaggaaagttagcaaatttattttgaaatgatatttaggttactcaaaacctaatttttcaaaattgtaggtttaattttaaatattattttatttattctttaagaaccgaaattttttttaatttcgaaataaagattaatattttaaaattaaataaatcctacatccaactatccaaatctaaccttgttgcaggagtatgtgttttagattgtttgtaagttttctaaaacctattattgcttaatCTAAATTGacagggttaacttgttgacagatccaatgatctgattttaacccatggttcaattgatgataggtcaagtaaataatttgtaacaggtatatttttacattcttctttcatctgtgtatgacctagtaacatgataggatccatccaaatctgtgtgcctgtgtgagcctatatgtttaatttctgttatagacacatataggttgttgttgctaaataaaatgtcataacctgatagattttatttaggctcatttagttaatgggcctattcaattaataacagttgttcattttaaggttaaattcctctcttttgggccttgtgtgagagttgggagccctagaagtgggtacgacatactggacccagccccccctcacatgaacaaccccaattgtgaaggcccatttgcctgatttggataactgtgttaggttaattatactagtttgacctaataaaattgaatagcaacataattaatttctttgaaattaatttaagaaaaacatagtttaatgaatttcatttctagataaactatttgtatttttcttgtatttaattaaataaagaattttaactaactagattctttctgaaacttacttttattatttcattaaatattcttattaaagttatgaattagttattactaattttcccttttaacttaaatttgaatatattttgaatataatattaagttgaggaattctaggaattagttattgaaaattcttaaaagatattgtttaagttggttttaaacttaaaaaaggaatatctttaaattaggtagttaccacttaattttgatatttaattaaattttgtttggaaaattttaagtttgtaaattatagattctttctataataacttaaatcagatattttccaaatcttgaaaagatacttagtagaattgagatattttctagatagttatttctatactaattattatttctaatataggaaaatatcattgattgtgaaattaattatttaataattaattttggtacaattcaattaaggatatttttccttatattaaattggaaattaatgattaagccttctctatacttaattatttatttcctgaatttaatacatttaattaaattgaaaattaaatatctaagttgattttcataatgatactttggtattgttattttcatgatatttaattaaataagaaaattattttaagttgggtatttccataacaacttaaatttgaataattttcaaaatatattttatttattttattaatcattttcttcaaaattgcatttaattatgcaagatgattttgaatttatcttaaaagatagattaaagttgtaaattaattattttaattaattttgaatcaacttaaatcaatgatcttttcttttaatgattaatttaaaataatggaactaaaatatattattagaaattagattaattagtcaagaaaatctagatagataatattttgcttgaagtattttttctaagtaaagtttgatttattttaatgtgtttcgaaaattatatatttttggaaatacaatatatatatatacttgtagaaaattttaatttgagttgcaaattaatacaacttaaattaagtaattttcttaatatttgttggaaagttaatactaagatggaaataattcattttattttcttaaccatctaagtttaattttacaaatattaaattaaattttatttagattctattctaaatttaa is part of the Cannabis sativa cultivar Pink pepper isolate KNU-18-1 chromosome 5, ASM2916894v1, whole genome shotgun sequence genome and encodes:
- the LOC133037867 gene encoding uncharacterized protein LOC133037867 — encoded protein: MLAPGLKPQQEHPFRFHEGIGSRTDQGHDRWERMNYACSAPNPTGNHGDHDSGVISPRLWSPPRSPNHQRAHYRSLSPASRTQAIVRGQKEMMEMVQNMPESCYELSLRDLVEQPIVAEARRNEDKDANISRNDSQKKRNSDFGNKGKEIRRSGTMENEGLLLKMVFPVSFGTKKKKKTMVTNRNDQSISVNNSSKVSPKPFVSDGSKAGISNSSCNNSGVDKEWWKKRNSVSGESESGDQSSLNSGSMKSSSGSRSSSCSSRNSSSIRHGRGGCWGFIGKCRGKDTE